A DNA window from Hemibagrus wyckioides isolate EC202008001 linkage group LG11, SWU_Hwy_1.0, whole genome shotgun sequence contains the following coding sequences:
- the faimb gene encoding fas apoptotic inhibitory molecule b, translated as MFKLVGKETFPVGHTGAKATINIEALTGFTYEYTLEINGKSLQTFIDNWAKISKTWLLKLDGADCRIVLEKDTMDVWCNGQKLETAGEFTDDSTETHFVVGKHECCIKATGGGKKRNGVMHTLLVDGMKVM; from the exons ATGTTCAAACTGGTGGGCAAGGAAACATTTCCTGTTGGGCATACAGGAGCAAAAGCTACTATAAATATCGAAGCACTTACCGGCTTTACTTATGAGTACACGCTGGAAATCAATGGAAAGAGCCTCCAGACTTTTATAGACAACTGGGCCAAAATATCCAAGACTTGGCTGCTGAAACTTGATGGTGCTGACTGCAGGATTGTTCTGG AGAAAGATACCATGGATGTATGGTGCAATGGCCAAAAGCTGGAAACCGCG GGGGAGTTTACAGATGACAGTACTGAGACGCATTTTGTGGTGGGGAAGCATGAGTGTTGCATAAAAGCCACTGGCGGtgggaagaaaagaaatggaGTAATGCACACGCTGCTTGTGGATGGAATGAAGGTCATGTGA